In Arachis stenosperma cultivar V10309 chromosome 1, arast.V10309.gnm1.PFL2, whole genome shotgun sequence, one DNA window encodes the following:
- the LOC130974562 gene encoding spermidine coumaroyl-CoA acyltransferase-like translates to MAPLNIHIKDVVFVTPSKVTPSSILSLSTLDNIPDHNSLCQTIHVYKSSQNHGAYTNDQIDPNPINVIKEALSKALFYYYPLAGRLVKHVDGKFRVHCNPNIGVPFVEAIANCNLSSLHYLDVSDTQVAKLFAFDLPSQDEERVKQYPLGFKVTKFLCGGFVLGMAVSHVVIDGCGASQFLRAIIEFASGRNEASVKPVWERERLIGSFTNTPLPSPMDGPSVASSPYLPSKTLVHECFKVDDENIRRLKMSLIKEFDNNIIETTKENIIITSFESLAAYVWRSRVRALKLSYDGKTMLSVIVGIRRHLLDPPLPEGYYGNAIVDANVVLKVKELNEKPLSQVVKHIKESKKVAFTKEYIRNSINTFESTVEDFDVEGSGAFMSLTDWKHLGFLEKLDFRGNVLVNALPAPCNTFGSVGLCIFAPLSNIDSSMKGGVRVFVSLPNDAMPKFREEMEALRFIN, encoded by the coding sequence atggCACCTCTTAATATTCATATTAAAGATGTAGTATTTGTCACACCATCCAAGGTCACTCCTTcctcaattctttctctatcaACACTTGACAACATACCTGACCACAATAGCCTATGTCAAACCATTCATGTTTACAAATCATCACAAAATCATGGTGCTTACACAAATGACCAAATTGACCCTAACCCTATTAATGTGATCAAGGAAGCACTCTCAAAGGCTTTGTTCTATTACTACCCTCTTGCTGGTAGGCTTGTGAAACATGTTGATGGGAAGTTTAGAGTTCATTGCAATCCCAACATTGGAGTTCCATTTGTGGAGGCAATTGCTAATTGCAatctttcttctcttcattACCTTGATGTTAGTGATACACAAGTTGCAAAACTCTTTGCCTTTGATCTTCCTTCACAAGATGAAGAAAGAGTTAAACAATATCCTTTAGGGTTCAAGGTGACAAAATTCTTATGCGGCGGATTCGTCCTTGGCATGGCAGTTTCGCATGTTGTCATAGATGGATGCGGCGCATCTCAATTCTTAAGAGCTATAATTGAATTTGCAAGTGGAAGAAATGAGGCTTCAGTAAAGCCTGTTTGGGAAAGAGAAAGGCTAATTGGGTCATTTACAAACACTCCATTGCCAAGTCCCATGGATGGTCCCTCGGTCGCGAGTTCACCATATCTTCCCTCCAAAACACTTGTACATGAATGTTTTAAGGTGGATGATGAGAACATAAGAAGACTCAAGATGAGTTTGATCAAAGAATTTGACAACAATATTATTGAAACCACAAAAGAAAACATCATCATCACAAGTTTTGAATCACTAGCTGCTTATGTTTGGAGATCAAGAGTTAGAGCCCTAAAACTTAGCTATGATGGGAAAACAATGCTTAGTGTGATAGTGGgaattagaaggcacttgctaGATCCTCCTTTGCCAGAAGGGTATTATGGGAATGCAATTGTGGATGCAAATGTGGTGCTAAAGGTGAAGGAACTCAATGAGAAGCCACTCTCACAAGTTGTGAAGCACATCAAAGAGAGCAAGAAGGTTGCTTTTACAAAGGAATATATTAGAAACTCAATTAACACTTTTGAGTCAACGGTTGAGGATTTTGATGTGGAAGGTAGTGGTGCATTCATGAGTTTGACTGATTGGAAACATTTAGGGTTCTTGGAAAAATTGGATTTTAGAGGGAATGTGTTGGTGAATGCACTACCTGCTCCATGCAACACGTTTGGGTCAGTTGGATTGTGCATTTTTGCACCTCTTAGTAACATTGATTCATCAATGAAAGGAGGAGTTAGGGTTTTTGTGTCACTCCCCAATGATGCCATGCCCAAGTTTAGGGAGGAGATGGAAGCACTTAggtttattaattaa